The Nocardia sp. NBC_01329 sequence CGCACCGGGCGGAACCGGTTGATACGGCTGTTCTCCGGACTCCGGGTCGGGATAGGGCTGAGGACGGGAATCACCGAACGGGCTCAGGAAGCCGGTCCCCAGATCCTCCGCCGGACTGAGCCCGGCCAGGATCAGGAGCACCAACCCCGCCATCAACGGCTGCGCGATCAGCGCGAACTGACTTCCCAATTCCACCGGCAGCGAGACGATCCGGCCGACCGGTGGATCATCCGGTCGGGGATTGTCCCAGGTGACGACCAGATCACCGATCCACGCCATCAGCCACGCTCCCACCACCGAGCCGAACAACAGGCCCGCGCCCTGGATCGGACCGCGCATCAGGCGCCACCGCCAGGCGGCGACCGCGGACAGAAAGCCGGTGACCGCGCCGGCACCGGCGAACAGCGCCGTCGCGTCGAACCGGTGCAGACTTTCCCCGACCAGTGCGGCGCCGCGGCCGGGTTCGACCACCAGCACCCGTTCGGTGGGTGCCAGCAGACCCCACAGTGCCCCCACGAGCAGGCTCACCAGCACCGCCGCCATCAGTAATACGAGGGCGGCGCGCAGCTCACGACGCGTCCCGGCCCCGGTCCGATCGGGCATCGCTACCGCCTCTCCAGGCTCGTGGAGTCGATCAGACCGTGCCGCGAGCATTTCGCCCACCAACCGTCGGGGTCGACCTGCACAACCATCCGGCGGCCGCAGTGTTCGCAGAACCGCGGCGGTTCCAGTCCCAGTTCCACGGCCCGGGCGATCGGTTCGTCGAACCCGGGCCCGGCAGGCCGGCCCGTGAACGGGTTGTAGCGCGCGTGCATATCGCCGACAGTACTCACGGGATCGGCCGTTCCCCGGCTGACGTCGCCGATCAGAATGTCTCGTTGAGTGCTTTGATGGGCATCTCGAGTTCACCCAGCAGGTCGAGATCCTTCTCGGCGGGACGTCCGAGGGTGGTGAGGTAGTTGCCCACGATCACCGCGTTGATCCCGCCCAGGATGCCCTGGCGGGCGCCGAGATCACCGAGAGTGATCTCGCGGCCACCGGCGAATCGCAGCAGGGTGCGGGGCAGTGCGAGACGGAAGGCCGCGACCGCGCGCAGGGCGTCGGCGGCCGGCAGGACCTCGAGATCGCCGAAGGGCGTGCCCGGGCGCGGGTTCAGGAAGTTCAGCGGGACCTCGTCGGGATCGAGTTCGGCCAGATCGGCGGCGAATTCGGCACGCTGTTCCAGCGTTTCACCCATACCGAGGATGCCACCGCAGCAGACCTCCATCCCGGCCGCGCGCACCATCCGCAGGGTGTTCCAGCGTTCGTCCCAGCTGTGCGTGGTGACGACGTTCGGAAAGTAGGACCGCGCGGTTTCCAGGTTGTGGTTGTAGCGGTGCACACCCATCGCGGCCAGCCGGTCGACCTGTTCCTGGGTGAGCATGCCCAGCGAGCAGGCGACCTGGATGTCGACCTCGTTGCGGATCGCCTCGACACCGGCGGCCACCTGCGCCATCAGCCGTTCGTCGGGGCCGCGTACCGCGGCGACGATGCAGAATTCGGTGGCGCCGGTCTTGGCGGTCTGCTTGGCCGCCTCCACCAGGCTCGGGATATCCAGCCAGGCCGCGCGTACCGGTGACTGGAAAAGGCCCGATTGGGAGCAGAAATGGCAGTCCTCCGGGCAGCCGCCGGTCTTGAGGCTGATGATGCCCTCGACCTCCACCTCGGGACCGCACCATTTCATTCGAACCTCGTGGGCGAGTTCGAGCAGTTCTTCGAGGCGGTCGTCACCGAGGCGCAGGACGGCCAGCGTCTGCTCCCGGGACAGGCCGGTCCCGCGGTCGAGAACCTGCTCCCGCGCCTCGGCTAGTACATCCTCGGCGGTTACGGCGGTATCGGAGTTCCTGACGGGTGCCCGGTTCACTGGCGAATCCCTTCGTCCGGCGGGTTTTCCTGGTCCCGGCCTTCGCGGAACACAGAACTTGAACAGCGTTCAAGGGAGGGTAGCGCCAAAGCTTGAACAGCGTTCAGGCTGGGGTAGCGTCCAAGGGAACCGCAGCCAGATCAGGAGGACCGTACCGTGCAGCTACACCGGGACGACGTCGTGGACGGCGCCGTCGCCATCCTCGACGAATACGGCCTGGCCGACCTCACCATGCGCCGCCTCGCCGGAGCGCTGAAGGTCCAACCCGGCGCGCTGTACTGGCACTTCCCGAACAAGCAGGCCCTGCTCGGCGCGGTGGCCGACCGGATCCTCGCGCCGATGGAGCAGCCGGTGCGCGCCGGCGACTGGGCGGGCGCGCTCACCGAGTTGGCCCACCGGTTGCGCGACTGCCTGCTCACCTACCGCGACGGCGCGGAACTGGTCTCGGCCACATACGCCTCCCGCCTGACCACCAGCAAGGGCCGGGAACGGCTCGCCGCGGCCGTGATCCGCGCCGGTATCCCCCGCGCCGAGGCCGAACTCGCCGCGTACACGCTGCTGTACTACGTGCTCGGCCATACCGTCGACGAACAGTCCCGGATACAGATGGACTCCGCCGGGATTCTCGCCGACGATTCCGGCACGCTCGTCGGATCCGAGGACCCGACGGCCCGCTTCGATTTCGGCCTACAGCTGTTCACCGCCGGAGTCCGGCACCGGCTCGGCGCCGATATCCGCTGACGCACCCGGATTCGCCGCCGGACGGGGCACCGCATCTCACCTTGAACACTGTTCAAGTATGGTGCCCACGTGACCTCCGATCCACTGGCCTGGCTCGACGACCGCGCCGCCGGGCGCGAGACCGCCGGACTGCGGCGCCGCCTCCGGCCGCGCGCGGCCACGGCGGCGAGCCTGGATCTGGCCTCCAACGACTACCTCGGACTCACCCGGCACCCCGAGGTGATCGCGGGGGCGATCGAAGCCGTGAACCGATGGGGCGCGGGGTCCACCGGTTCACGGCTGGTCACCGGTACCACCACCGAACACGAACTACTGGAGGCCGAACTCGCCGAGTTCACCGGATTCGCGGCCGGACTGGTGTTCGCCTCCGGCTACGCCGCCAATCTGGGTGCCGTCACCGCCCTCGCCGGCCGGGGGTCGCTGATCGTCTCCGACGCCGGCTGCCACGCCTCGCTCGTGGATGCCTGCCGGCTCTCCCGCGCCCGGGTGGAAATCGCGCCGCACCGCGATATCGCCGCGGTACAGCGGCTGCTGGCCGCTCGCGGGGAGGCGCGTGCACTGGTGCTCACCGATTCGGTCTTCAGCGCCGACGGCGATCTCGCGCCGCTGGCCGCACTCCACCGAGTGACCCGCGCGCACGGCGCGGTACTGCTGGTCGACGAGGCCCACGGGCTGGGTGTGCGCGGGACCGGCGGGCGCGGACTCGTCCAGGAGACCGGTCTGGCCGGCGAACCCGATGTGGTCGTGACCGCCACCCTGTCGAAAGCCCTCGCCGCCCAGGGCGGCGTGGTCCTGGGCGGCGAACGAGTGCGCGCGCACCTGATCGATTCGGCCCGCACCATGATCTTCGATACCGGGCTCGCACCTGCCGCCGTGGGCGCGGCGCGCGCCGCGCTGCGGATCCTGCGCCGGGACCGGGAACTGCCGCGGCGGGTGCTGGACCGGGCAGCCGAGATCGCCCGGGTCGCCGGTGTTCCGACCCCCGATTCGGCGGTCGTGCCGGTCATTCTCGGCGAGCCCCGGATCGCTTACGCGGCCGCCGTGGCCTGTCGCGAAAAGGGTCTCGAGGTCGGCTGTTTCCGCCCGCCGTCGGTGCCCGAGGGCACCTCGCGATTGCGCATCACCGCCCGCGCCGACCTCTCGGCCGACGACCTCGCCCGCATCGATTCCGTCCTGACACCGGTTCTGTCCCGTGCCCGCGACACCGGGGCCGTACCGGCATGACGCTGCTCTTCGTCACCGGCACCTCCACCGAGGTAGGCAAGACCGTCACCACCGCTGCGCTGGCCGCAGTGGCCCGCACTGCCGGACTCGAGGTCGCCGTATGTAAACCGGCCCAAACCGGTGTGGGCGCGGCCGATCCCGGTGATCTCGCCGTCGTGACCGCCCTCGCCGGCGTGACCCGGACCGTCGAACCGGCCCGCTACCCCGAACCGCTGGCCCCCGATACCGCAGCCCGCCGCTGTGGGGCCCCGCTGCTCACACTGTCCGAGACCGCCACCGCGATAGCCGGACTGGGGTCCGCCGACCTGGTGCTGGTGGAGGGTGCCGGTGGGCTGCTGGTGCGGCTGGGTGA is a genomic window containing:
- a CDS encoding TetR/AcrR family transcriptional regulator C-terminal domain-containing protein, yielding MQLHRDDVVDGAVAILDEYGLADLTMRRLAGALKVQPGALYWHFPNKQALLGAVADRILAPMEQPVRAGDWAGALTELAHRLRDCLLTYRDGAELVSATYASRLTTSKGRERLAAAVIRAGIPRAEAELAAYTLLYYVLGHTVDEQSRIQMDSAGILADDSGTLVGSEDPTARFDFGLQLFTAGVRHRLGADIR
- the bioB gene encoding biotin synthase BioB; the protein is MNRAPVRNSDTAVTAEDVLAEAREQVLDRGTGLSREQTLAVLRLGDDRLEELLELAHEVRMKWCGPEVEVEGIISLKTGGCPEDCHFCSQSGLFQSPVRAAWLDIPSLVEAAKQTAKTGATEFCIVAAVRGPDERLMAQVAAGVEAIRNEVDIQVACSLGMLTQEQVDRLAAMGVHRYNHNLETARSYFPNVVTTHSWDERWNTLRMVRAAGMEVCCGGILGMGETLEQRAEFAADLAELDPDEVPLNFLNPRPGTPFGDLEVLPAADALRAVAAFRLALPRTLLRFAGGREITLGDLGARQGILGGINAVIVGNYLTTLGRPAEKDLDLLGELEMPIKALNETF
- a CDS encoding 8-amino-7-oxononanoate synthase; translation: MTSDPLAWLDDRAAGRETAGLRRRLRPRAATAASLDLASNDYLGLTRHPEVIAGAIEAVNRWGAGSTGSRLVTGTTTEHELLEAELAEFTGFAAGLVFASGYAANLGAVTALAGRGSLIVSDAGCHASLVDACRLSRARVEIAPHRDIAAVQRLLAARGEARALVLTDSVFSADGDLAPLAALHRVTRAHGAVLLVDEAHGLGVRGTGGRGLVQETGLAGEPDVVVTATLSKALAAQGGVVLGGERVRAHLIDSARTMIFDTGLAPAAVGAARAALRILRRDRELPRRVLDRAAEIARVAGVPTPDSAVVPVILGEPRIAYAAAVACREKGLEVGCFRPPSVPEGTSRLRITARADLSADDLARIDSVLTPVLSRARDTGAVPA
- the bsaP gene encoding biotin synthase auxiliary protein BsaP encodes the protein MHARYNPFTGRPAGPGFDEPIARAVELGLEPPRFCEHCGRRMVVQVDPDGWWAKCSRHGLIDSTSLERR
- a CDS encoding DUF2567 domain-containing protein, translated to MPDRTGAGTRRELRAALVLLMAAVLVSLLVGALWGLLAPTERVLVVEPGRGAALVGESLHRFDATALFAGAGAVTGFLSAVAAWRWRLMRGPIQGAGLLFGSVVGAWLMAWIGDLVVTWDNPRPDDPPVGRIVSLPVELGSQFALIAQPLMAGLVLLILAGLSPAEDLGTGFLSPFGDSRPQPYPDPESGEQPYQPVPPGAVPAGDPARVGAPAGPGGQTGGASPEGPPSPSN